AGTTGGAGACGCCCATCGACAGGTTGTGGTGGCCATGAAAACCGATTTCGGTTTCCGGCTTGAGCGCCGCGCGCATTGCCGCCACGCGGGCGCTGACGTCATGGGGCAACAGGTAGCCCGCCGAGTCGGTCAGGTAAATGCAGTTGGCGCCATAGCTTTCCATCAGCAAGCCTTGCTTGACCAGGCCTTCGGGGCTGTTCATGTGGGCCATCATCAGGAAGCCGACGGTGTCCATGCCCAGGCCTCGGGCGTGGGAGATGTGCTGTTCGCTGACATCGGCCTCGGTGCAATGGGTGGCGACGCGAATGGTGTTGACCCCCAGTTCATGGGCCATCTTCAGGTGATCGACGGTGCCGATACCCGGCAGCAGCAGGGCCGAAACCTTGGCCTTTTTCATCAACGGGATCACCGCCGACAGGTACTCCTCGTCGGTGTGGGCCGGGAAGCCATAGTTCACCGAGCTGCCGCCCAGGCCGTCCCCGTGGGTGACTTCGATCAGCGGCACACCGGCCGCGTCAAGGCCGCAGGCGATGTCTTTCATCTGTTGCAAGCTGATCTGGTGACGCTTGGGGTGCATGCCGTCGCGCAGGCACATGTCGTGAACGGTGATGCTTTTGCCGCGAAGATCCATGGTCGGCTCCTTATGCGTGGGCGGGGTGGGCGGTGGCGTGCAGCACAAGTTCGCCCTTGAGGATTTCCTCGGCGAACATCTCGGCGGTGCGCGCCGCGGCGGCGGTCATGATGTCGAGGTTGCCGGCGTATTTGGGCAAGTAGTCACCCAGGCCTTCGACCTCCATGAAGATCGACACCCGATTGCCGTCGAACACCGGGCCGTTGACCAGCTTGTAGCCGGGCACGTAGCGCTGCACTTGCTTGATCATCGCCTCGATGGCGGCGGTGATGGCCGGCTGGTCAGGTTCGCTGGCGGTCAGGCAATGCACGGTGTCGCGCATGATCAGCGGCGGCTCGGCCGGGTTGATGATGATGATCGCCTTGCCTTTCTTCGCACCGCCGACCTTTTCCACCGCGCTGGACGTGGTGCGGGTGAACTCGTCGATGTTTTTCCGGGTGCCGGGGCCAACCGATTTCGACGCGGCGGTGGCGATGATTTCGGCATAGTCCACCGGCTGCACACTGGACACGGCGGCCACCAGTGGAATGGTCGCCTGGCCACCGCAGGTCACCATGTTGACGTTCATCACGC
The Pseudomonas sp. MYb327 DNA segment above includes these coding regions:
- the dmpG gene encoding 4-hydroxy-2-oxovalerate aldolase; its protein translation is MDLRGKSITVHDMCLRDGMHPKRHQISLQQMKDIACGLDAAGVPLIEVTHGDGLGGSSVNYGFPAHTDEEYLSAVIPLMKKAKVSALLLPGIGTVDHLKMAHELGVNTIRVATHCTEADVSEQHISHARGLGMDTVGFLMMAHMNSPEGLVKQGLLMESYGANCIYLTDSAGYLLPHDVSARVAAMRAALKPETEIGFHGHHNLSMGVSNSIAAIAAGANRIDAACAGLGAGAGNTPMEVLVAVCDRMGIDTGVSVFGIQDVAEDLVVPIMDFPIRSDRDALTMGYAGVYGSFLLFAKRAEKKYGVSARKILVEMGRRGMVGGQEDMIEDTAMTLARQRRQA
- a CDS encoding acetaldehyde dehydrogenase (acetylating), whose product is MSKKIRCALIGPGNIGTDLLYKLMRSEVLEPVWMVGIDATSEGLSRARELGLKTTADGVDGLLPHVLEDQIQIAFDATSAYVHAQNSRKLNALGVLMIDLTPAAIGPYCVPPVNLKAQLGLGVMNVNMVTCGGQATIPLVAAVSSVQPVDYAEIIATAASKSVGPGTRKNIDEFTRTTSSAVEKVGGAKKGKAIIIINPAEPPLIMRDTVHCLTASEPDQPAITAAIEAMIKQVQRYVPGYKLVNGPVFDGNRVSIFMEVEGLGDYLPKYAGNLDIMTAAAARTAEMFAEEILKGELVLHATAHPAHA